CTTTCTTTGTTCTTACCCTTTTTTCAACTTACcatttataaatgaaaattataatcattttcATTAATAACATCAAACTGTTCTTCTCtattcatcatttttattaGTTGTTACCTTCGTTTAAACTAAATTTATCTGGTTTTTACTAactttatcaaaattattactGACACatttcttttagaaaaaaaaacagcttttaacaacagcaacaaaaaaaaaaaatacaaattgacGCACGCTTAGAACACGAAAACAGAGTCACACTAGACAAAGGCTTTGACGAGACCCGAGCCATACATAGCTGACTGATTGAATCCACACTTTCTCCGGGAGTGTTTTTTCACTTTTCGCTTTTCTTCCCCCAAGATAATAAAAATTAGGGAAAATATCATGAAAACCCAATTTAGGTGTGAgttctgtcacaaaaacccactttccactcatggtatacttttccaagttttttgcttatgtgtccactttccttttatatttttgtctttactaacaacttacctctctttctctccttcttttctctctttttctcttcttttttgttgttaacactttaacaaagtaaaatatatttatttgttatcataaaacaaattttctatttatttatataaaatatattatgattatatattttctacattttaagatacatattgctatattttttatgaatttttagattatacagtatccatcagtcgttgaacatttgttcaattataagtggataatcaattgcagtattgttaatagatagttacttgtgtttattcatacaaaatatacatacataaatttggttagatctttatccatagcatattatccataacacaacatagaccaaataagtacaaaaccctttaattctaaattttaaatcctagaNNNNNNNNNNNNNNNNNNNNNNNNNNNNNNNNNNNNNNNNNNNNNNNNNNNNNNNNNNNNNNNNNNNNNNNNNNNNNNNNNNNNNNNNNNNNNNNNNNNNNNNNNNNNNNNNNNNNNNNNNNNNNNNNNNNNNNNNNNNNNNNNNNNNNNNNNNNNNNNNNNNNNNNNNNNNNNNNNNNNNNNNNNNNNNNNNNNNNNNNNNNNNNNNNNNNNNNNNNNNNNNNNNNNNNNNNNNNNNNNNNNNNNNNNNNNNNNNNNNNNNNNNNNNNNNNNNNNNNNNNNNNNNNNNNNNNNNNNNNNNNNNNNNNNNNNNNNNNNNNNNNNNNNNNNNNNNNNNNNNNNNNNNNNNNNNNNNNNNNNNNNNNNNNNNNNNNNNNNNNNNNNNNNNNNNNNNNNNNNNNNNNNNNNNNNNNNNNNNNNNNNNNNNNNNNNNNNNNNNNNNNNNNNNNNNNNNNNNNNNNNNNNNNNNNNNNNNNNNNNNNNNNNNNNNNNNNNNNNNNNNNNNNNNNNNNNNNNNNNNNNNNNNNNNNNNNNNNNNNNNNNNNNNNNNNNNNNNNNNNNNNNNNNNNNNNNNNNNNNNNNNNNNNNNNNNNNNNNNNNNNNNNNNNNNNNNNNNNNNNNNNNNNNNNNNNNNNNNNNNNNNNNNNNNNNNNNNNNNNNNNNNNNNNNNNNNNNNNNNNNNNNNNNNNNNNNNNNNNNNNNNNNNNNNNNNNNNNNNNNNNNNNNNNNNNNNNNNNNNNNNNNNNNNNNNNNNNNNNNNNNNNNNNNNNNNNNNNNNNNNNNNNNNNNNNNNNNNNNNNNNNNNNNNNNNNNNNNNNNNNNNNNNNNNNNNNNNNNNNNNNNNNNNNNNNNNNNNNNNNNNNNNNNNNNNNNNNNNNNNNNNNNNNNNNNNNNNNNNNNNNNNNNNNNNNNNNNNNNNNNNNNNNNNNNNNNNNNNNNNNNNNNNNNNNNNNNNNNNNNNNNNNNNNNNNNNNNNNNNNNNNNNNNNNNNNNNNNNNNNNNNNNNNNNNNNNNNNNNNNNNNNNNNNNNNNNNNNNNNNNNNNNNNNNNNNNNNNNNNNNNNNNNNNNNNNNNNNNNNNNNNNNNNNNNNNNNNNNNNNNNNNNNNNNNNNNNNNNNNNNNNNNNNNNNNNNNNNNNNNNNNNNNNNNNNNNNNNNNNNNNNNNNNNNNNNNNNNNNNNNNNNNNNNNNNNNNNNNNNNNNNNNNNNNNNNNNNNNNNNNNNNNNNNNNNNNNNNNNNNNNNNNNNNNNNNNNNNNNNNNNNNNNNNNNNNNNNNNNNNNNNNNNNNNNNNNNNNNNNNNNNNNNNNNNNNNNNNNNNNNNNNNNNNNNNNNNNNNNNNNNNNNNNNNNNNNNNNNNNNNNNNNNNNNNNNNNNNNNNNNNNNNNNNNNNNNNNNNNNNNNNNNNNNNNNNNNNNNNNNNNNNNNNNNNNNNNNNNNNNNNNNNNNNNNNNNNNNNNNNNNNNNNNNNNNNNNNNNNNNNNNNNNNNNNNNNNNNNNNNNNNNNNNNNNNNNNNNNNNNNNNNNNNNNNNNNNNNNNNNNNNNNNNNNNNaaaaaatatagcaatatgtatcttaaaatgtagaaaatatataatcataacatattttatataaataaatagaaaatttgttttatgataacaaataaatatattttactttgttaaagtgttaacaacaaaaaagaagagaaaaagagagaatagaaggagagaaaaagaggtaagttgttagtaagggcaaaaatgtaaaaggaaagtggacacataaacaaaaaacttgGGAACGTATACCATGAATgtaaagtgggtttttgtgacaaagtgggtttttgtgacaatactttaagagaaagtgggtgtgggtgtcaTTTGCCCtaaaaattaatactaaaaatcaattccaaatttaaattgaaaacaTTACTCTCTCTTTCGCTTTCCTTCATGCTCTCTCCATCGCAGTCACAGGCAAACTCATACAGTTCCGAGATTTCATCATTCTTCTTCGTTCCACCGCCGGCCatgtatttattataatcatccCTAGACCCGTAGAGCTCCGGCGAACTCTCTCTGGAAGAAATAAACAAGTAGCTTCtatttcttttccttcttcttcttcttcttcttcttagtgttGTTTTCTTCGatttttcttagttttgaaTCCTGGATCTACTGTTTTTACGATTCGTGTTCTGATTCGTTATCTTCTTATTTGCTTGAAgcattttttgaaataaaatggCGATGGAGACGCGAATCTGAGAGAAGGAGGAGGGAAATAAAAAATGTCAGGTTCGGATCTGAGTAAATTGCATCTGATGAAGAAGGAGCTGACTCAAATCAGAAAAGCTGGCCGTGTTTTACGCGATCCAGGCACTACTTCCTCCTGGAAATCTCCTCTCGATTCCTCGAGATCCGTCGCCGTTTTGGACCTTCCGTCGGCGAGTAGTAGAAACGCTGGGAGTTCGAGTCAGTTCCCGATTCGAGGAGAGATCAGTAGTACTGATCGtgggaaagagaagaaggtCTTCTTGTATAACTGGAAGACTCAGAAATCTTCTAGTGAGAAAAGTGGATTAGCTAATAAGAATCATGGTaagggggaagaagaagaaggagaagaggctTCTTCGTGGACACAAGCTAGTgtcaatgatgatgatgatgtgagtgATGCTAGGAACGGTGGTGGTGATTCCAAGAGTGATTCATATCTTGGAGTTGGTTTTAGGTGTAGAGATACGAGTCTAGCCTCACAAGGTGTGTCTAAGATGAGGAAGAGTAATGTTGGTTGTtgcaataagaagaagaagaagagtaagaaaaaaACTAGCTCGTCTCGTTTGGATTTTTTGTCAAAGTATCATCAACCTAGAGATGATATTGTTTCTACTAGAAAATGTAATCCTGGATCTGGTTTAGCTGTAAGGAGAGGAGATTCTGCTGAGTTATCTGATGATACAGAGGAGGATTTGAGCAAGGTTACTGGTGCGTCTCCTTTGCTTTTGGAGCTTCAGCATAAGAACTGGTCACgttcttcttctaaatttttGACATCTAATAGAAAAGAGGATTCTTCTTGTACTTATAATAGCACTCCGGCTTTATCTACTAGCTCGTACAATATGTATGCTGTTCGTAATCCTAGCACAGTTGGATCTTGGGATGGTACCACGACTTCGCTGAATGATGGTGACGATGAGTTGGATGATAACTTGGATTTACCAGGGAGGCAAGGCTGCGGCATCCCGTGTTACTGGACGAAGAAGGCGATGAAACACAGAGGTGGATGCAGAAGTTGTTGCTCTCCATCATTTTCGGATACTTTGAGAAGGACTGGAAGTAGCATTTTGTGTGGGAGTCAATCTGTGTATCGTAGACATAATAGACATTCTTCTGGTGggtatagtaaacaaaaaattgcTTCCAGAAGTGCACAAGGTGTTTTACCTTTACTCACGTACGGCGGTGATGGTAGAGGAGGGTCTTCTTTAGGAACCGGGCTTAGTGATGACGAGCTTTCTACCAATTACGGAGAGCTTGATTTAGAGGCTCAGAGTAGATTAGACGGGAGGAGGTGGTCTACTAGTTATAGAAGTCAAGATGGTTTGGAGGCTGTTGCGTTAGATGNNNNNNNNNNNNNNNNNNNNNNNNNNNNNNNNNNNNNNNNNNNNNNNNNNNNNNNNNNNNNNNNNNNNNNNNNNNNNNNNNNNNNNNNNNNNNNNNNNNNNNNNNNNNNNNNNNNNNNNNNNNNNNNNNNNNNNNNNNNNNNNNNNNNNNNNNNNNNNNNNNNNNNNNNNNNNNNNNNNNNNNNNNNNNNNNNNNNNNNNNNNNNNNNNNNNNNNNNNNNNNNNNNNNNNNNNNNNNNNNNNNNNNNNNNNNNNNNNNNNNNNNNNNNNNNNNNNNNNNNNNNNNNNNNNNNNNNNNNNNNNNNNNNNNNNNNNNNNNNNNNNNNNNNNNNNNNNNNNNNNNNNNNNNNNNNNNNNNNNNNNNNNNNNNNNNNNNNNNNNNNNNNNNNNNNNNNNNNNNNNNNNNNNNNNNNNNNNNNNNNNNNNNNNNNNNNNNNNNNNNNNNNNNNNNNNNNNNNNNNNNNNNNNNNNNNNNNNNNNNNNNNNNNNNNNNNNNNNNNNNNNNNNNNNNNNNNNNNNNNNNNNNNNNNNNNNNNNNNNNNNNNNNNNNNNNNNNNNNNNNNNNNNNNNNNNNNNNNNNNNNNNNNNNNNNNNNNNNNNNNNNNNNNNNNNNNNNNNNNNNNNNNNNNNNNNNNNNNNNNNNNNNNNNNNNNNNNNNNNNNNNNNNNNNNNNNNNNNNNNNNNNNNNNNNNNNNNNNNNNNNNNNNNNNNNNNNNNNNNNNNNNNNNNNNNNNNNNNNNGGCTTAGTGATGACGAGCTTTCTACCAATTACGGTGAGCTTGATTTAGAGGCTCAGAGTAGATTAGACGGGAGGAGGTGGTCTACTAGTTATAGAAGTCAAGATGGTTTGGAGGCTGTTGCGttagatggagaaggagaagaaggaagtacACCGGAAACAATCCGAAGCTTCAGCCAAAAGTACAGACCAATGTTTTTTGAGGAATTGATTGGACAGAGTATAGTGGTTCAATCATTAATGAACGCTGTGAAAAGGAGTAGGATCGCTCCTGTTTATCTTTTCCAGGGTCCTAGAGGAACTGGTAAAACATCAACCGCAAGAATTTTTTCAGCCGCCCTGAATTGTGTGGCCACTGAAGAAATGAAGCCTTGTGGGTACTGTAAAGAGTGCAACGATTTCATGTCTGGGAAAAGTAAGTATTTTTGGGAACTTGATGGAGCTAACAAGAAGGGAGCTGATAAGGTAAGGTACCTTTTAAAAAACCTACCGACGATACTTCCACGGAATTCCTCAATGTACAAGGTTTTTGTGATAGACGAGTGTCATTTGCTACCATCGAAGACGTGGCTGTCTTTTCTTAAGTTTCTTGAGAACCCTCTGCAGAAAGTTGTCTTCATATTTATAACGACTGACCTTGACAATGTTCCTCGGACCATTCAGTCAAGGTGCCAGAAGTTCCTCTTTGATAAACTCAAAGATTCTGACATAGTAGTGAGACTAACGAAAATTGCTTCAGACGAAAATCTTGATGTAGACTTGCATGCGTTGGACCTGATTGCTATGAACGCCGATGGCTCACTTCGGGACGCTGAAACAATGTTGGAGCAGCTGAGTTTGCTGGGAAAACGCATCACCACTGCTCTAGTAAACGAGCTCGTGAGTCTTTCTAATTCTTCTATGTAACTGCTGTGCAttggaaaaaggtaaaaaaatttaatgctAAACAAATGTGGCACATGTATTTGTGCAGGTGGGTGTTGTCTCAGATGAAAAATTGTTGGAACTCTTGGAATTAGCATTGACTTCTGACACCGCAGAGACCGTAAAGCGAGCTAGAGAGTTGTTGGATCTTGGAGCTGACCCAATAGTCTTGATGTCTCAACTCGCCAGTCTTATCATGGATATCATTGCTGGTACATACAAGGTCGTAGATCAAAAATACAGCAACGCCTTCCTTGATGGACGAAACTGTGAGTACCACCCAGAAACGTATTTGAAATCCATAGTGGTCATCTGTGCTAAAATATTGGCTTATTGATGCGTTATGATCTATGATCTGTTAGCTTGTTCAGATCATTACCATTCCAGTTTTTCTTACACCCTTAAGCCAATTTATCTTGTGAGAGCAATAACAGTCTTTATTATGAGTCTTTAATCACTTTGTCTGATTTTGGGAAAATCCTTGCTTTGTTTTGTAGTGACTGAAGCGGATATGGAGGGACTAAAGCATGCTTTGAAACTTCTTTCTGAGGCGGAGAAGCAGCTTAGAGTTTCTAATGACCGTTCAACATGGTTCACAGCGACTTTGCTTCAGCTTGGGTCAATGCCTTCTCCTGGCACCACACATACAGGAAGTAGTAGAAGGCAAAGCTCTAGAGCGACTGACGATGCCTCAAGCATTTCTAGGGAAGTGATGGCTTACAAACAGAGAACCGGAGGGCTTCACTTTAGTAAGTCAGCGTCCCCAGCTTCGGTTATAAGAAGGAACGGGAATCCTTCCCATGAAGCGAAAGCATTCTCCAGGGTTATCCATAACAACTGCTATAAATCCTCGTCATCTAGCGAGATTATAGAGAGCGAAGCTTCCATCGCCTCACATGACAATAGCATCGCAAGCACCATGATGCTTAATCAAAGAAGTTCAGAGAAACTTAACGATATATGGAGAAAATGTATAGAAAGATGTCATTCCAAGACATTAAGGCAGCTGCTCTATACTCATGGGAAACTTATATCGATCAGTGAAGTTGAAGGTAAAAAGCCAAAGAGTTTATATGTCTTTCCACTTTTAAAATTTCTGCATCCTTAAAAAGATGGATATGCTTTGCAGGTATTCTAGTTGCTTATATCGCGTTTGGAGAAAACGATATAAAATTGAGAGCTGAAAGGTTTCTAAGCAGTATTACAAACTCGATCGAAATGGTACTAAGGCGAAGCGTAGAGGTTAGGATAATCCTCTTGCCTGAAACCGAGTTACTCGTCGCCCCTCACCAAACCCGGAAACAAGAAATGACTAACAAAAGTGGGCATCTAAATAGCAGCATCGCTGGTTTAAATGCTGAATCAGATGCTGAAGCTGGTAGCAGCGAGGAAAGCAGATCAAAACTCCCAATGCAAAGGATAGAATCGATCATCCGAGAACAAAGATTAGAAACCGCGTGGTTACAAACTGCTGATAAAGACACACCTGGATCAATAATACGGGTAAAACCCGAAAGGAATCAGATTCTACCTCAAGAAGAAGACACTTATCGCCAACAACCTAATGTAGGTTCTGCTATTTCTTCTTCTGGACTAACCCCACACCATTGGGTAGATGATTTAAACAATGAAGTTAAGCTTTTGAGAATCGGCGACAATGGTGAGCTTCAGGAAAATCTTACAAGTAAAAGAGGAGATAACTGTCCTCTTTCCCCTAGCTTACTTCATAATACTAACTTCGGAAACAACAAAGACAATCTGTAAGTTTCCTCATTCTGATCCTTTACGATTTaaactgaaaaaagaaaaccaaagaagatCTTGTATTGTCATAATAATATCATGAACATTTTGGCTTTGGTTGTGTAGAGGAGGATACGAATCAGGATCAGGAAGAGTTGgttgtaatatattattttgttggaaCACAAACAAGACTCAGAGACGAAGCAAGGTTTGTGTTAACAACTCGAATCGATTCCTTCTTtccgatgtttttttttttcctcatttatttttgttttgcggATTTGATTAGTCGAAACAGGTTAAGGGAACTCCCGTTCGTTCACGGAGAAATCAGAAGAGTCGATTCTCTCTGTTTAATGGATGTGCTAAGCCAAGGAAAGCAGAAGGTAACAACATTAGAAGATGAAACTAAGTTTCTCAAGTCATGATAACAAAATTGTTCCCTCAAGCTCTAATTTAGCATCTGTTCTTCCACTTTCACATAGTTTTTCGATTCGATATGATATTATGTCAAAGGacagtttttaatttatttactgtaAAGTTCCTATCCTATGGGGTTTCAAcaactccattttttttttatcttataaaactTAAAGAATGTTACTATGAAATAAAGAATCGACCAATGTAGGTTAACCTTGAGCAATagttttcaagtttttcttttcatttgtcAAAATAAGAACTATTGTTAAGGTCAGGACCTTTAAAGAAATACAATAGTGCAATAAATTCAAAAGGGACTTTATGCTAGGCTAGCCAGTTTCATTCACAACTCAAAATACGAAGATGAGCATGAAGCTCTCTACGGACTACGATACCAATATTGGTTAGTTATTTTTTCCTCATGCATGTagctatttttttctttaataaatatttttattcatcttgCTACTTTCCACAAGGGACGACATTTTCTTGCATGTCGTAGCTTTGTCCAAGCTAGGACTGAGCCTTTTTCTCTTATACCATATCCTAAATTCGAAAGTCGATACCAACTTTGAACCGAACCATCGACCACCGCTTTTCCCAGCAGAGCCAATTCTTTATTTTCACCAAAGCTGGATCCGAAGATTGATGTGTAGCAGTTCCCAATCCAACCTTAATTGTCCTCCGGGTTCCCAATATCCCTAACGCTGGACTCATTGAAATTATAGTGTATAATAAGGGATCTAAGCGGCTAAGCCCCTTAAGTTTCCAATTCTTTAAGAGACGATTGTGTCTCATAAGAGTTTGATATCTAAGCCCCCATTCTTTTTTACCTATTTAATTTGATACTTAGgctagtgaaaaaaaaagaagctcatTAATCGTTTCCCTATCTATGAATCCCTCTATAAACAATACATATTTGTTTACAATCTCACGTTATTGAACCGTTGACTAGGAAACTCAGCACCCAAAGAAGCTTTTACCTTGTGGTTTTCCATTTTATTAGGGTTCCTCATCCTCATCTATTATTACTTCTTTGTCACTCGTGAATGTTTGCCTCAGATTTGTTATATTATTCATGCATTAGTTTAATGTCTCCTTTCTATGACACGTTCGTAGTAGAAAAATTGTACTTTCTTTACCATTCAAGAAGAGTTAAGACAACTATTTTTGTCGAATATACGATTTCTAAGTTTTCTTTGATGGATCTATACATGATCTCATCATTGAAAAACAAAgtatacaaagaaaaaagtaagaaacatTATACAAGATAGCAAGCGTGTTGCTCAGATCAGGTCCGAGTGGGATCAGCGAAGCGATAAGAGAAAGACCTAGAAAGATTCTCAGGTTCGTCGTGGTCGTGCCACCCTGGCCCTTGATCAAAATTCAAAGAGTAATCGTAAGGGTCATAAGCGACGACCTTGGCGGAAGAAGAACGAGGAGAAGGCAACAGCTTAAGCTTCATCAACAAAACCTTCCACTTAGACGACTTAGGCAAGACTTTTTCTCTTCGTTGTTGTTGCTTCTGTTCTCTACAACTCATGCTGTATCCCCCGCTTACAATTGTCTCTCTGTAAGATGAAGCGGTTGATGCCACGTTCCACCTCTTCTTGCTTGGAGATTCAAACATCATTAAGCTGCTGAATCTATTTTCAGATTAgcgtaattttttgttttcttttatgagAAAGAGAGTCACAACATTAGAAGATCTTGGCCAGCCACTTTGCTTAACCTCTCATTCTCCTTAAACTTTTTACCTAGGTTAATTAATCACATccatatatatactactactactttgaACCTATCTgcttgaatttgtttttctcattaACAACATACAAAATAGCCCATATAACATTCGGGgtttacatattatataacaCATGGGCCATCAACCgaaactgatccaacaactgaAGAGCCAAACCGTAAATAGAAGAATCTTGTCTTTCTTTACCATATTAACTTATTAAGCTATGTGATGATTCATGAACATTGAATGAACTCTACAAggtttatgaatatttttcctgtcacaaaattaataaacataaaaagaatCCTCTAATGATACCTCATGATGAGTCCTCGCTCAAGATTCTCTCAGCGAGCAGTAAATCATCAGGTGTTGTAACCTGCAATGGAGGAGACAATTTTAGCAATAAATAAGATCCATAgttgtaaaaaaagaaagcgTAAGTTATAGTGTTTATTTACCTTGATGTTTGTATAAGATCCTTGAGTGACATAAACTGGATGCTTGAGGTACTCAACAATCGAAACGTCATCTGTTACCTCTAGACCTTCTCTGTTTAGATATAAATAACACAAATAGCAAtcagtattttttattttttaatccaGACCTCAATCATTTCAAGGTATTCAAACCTCTTCACAAGCTCGAAACCTCTCTTCAATAGCTCGGGTTTGATCACCTAACGAAAGAGCATATCGTTGGAGTGGTTTGAAAcgcaaaatcaaaatcacaaagcatgaaaacaatttaaaacCTGTGGTGTCTGCATTTCCCAAAGGGTTTTTCTGTCGAGAGTTTTCACCACAAGCGATTCAGAGTTGACCTGCATATCACAATGCAACAAGTCTAGTATCGAAATTGAGATGATGACTTTCGATTTTTGGCAAACAAAGTGAATAAACTGTACCTCTTTGATTGTAGCTTTAGCAGGAACACCAAGTACGGCTGCTCCAACCGCACAACCATCTTTAAGGACCTTCAATGAAACACAACAGTTCAATAAATACTAAAGGGacttcaaattttttgtttcattctccTTAAACTTTTGCTACTTCTCATAAGCATACCTTCTCGACATCTTCAGTATTCACCAACGGTCTGGCAGAGTCGTGGATGCAAACAAGCTCAGAGTTCACATCAATTTCCTGCGAGATAATATAACCTTCTAAGCTTATATGAACTAGATCAGACAGTATGTTGTAGAATCATTTCTTTTGAGGAATAAACCTGAAGTCCACTGTAAACAGAATCTTGTCTTTCTTTCCCAGGAAGAGCAAATCTAAGATCAACTTCAATTGATTCTTCATATTCTtaagatcacaaaaaaaaaaaggctcagTGTTATCTCTGGAATATCTCAATCAAAAAGACAACtaatgagagaaagagagaccaaACCTTCAAAAATGTCTCGGAAAAATGGATCACAAACAACTACAATCTCCTTCACTTCAGGCATGCgtgaaaaagtgaaaaagctgcaacaatcaaacataaaatTCAACAAGGACAAAAGCAAGTTAGTTCTCTTTTCAAGAAATTCAAACATTCTTATTCTTCTAGACGGTACAATACTAATAGACAAGTAGATTTAACCAAAtcgaaaacaacaaaattacaaTTCTTCCATCAATTAGATGAGAGTGTTATTAGTTCTCAGACACAGATTCAAACACATGAAAGACTTTACCAGTAACTGACTTGCAAGTAAGAAATGTTACCTATACAAAGCAATTGGCTGGCCCAGAAGTGGTATATATTGTTTTGGCATACTCATCTATTCACATTAACCAAACAAATGGTGGCAAAAATGAGATTCCACAGATCAACTTGAgcataaagattgaaactttgagCACTCAGAATAAAAACACTTACTTTCATTCGCTTGCCTTGACCTCCAGCTAAGAGAATCACCGAGACACTCTTCTCCTTCACAACAGTATTGctctgaagaaacaaaaaaacttaaactagAGAGCAAAAGCTTCAGAATTTGAGTTAATTACAAACTCTGAACTTACATTATCAAATTCAGTAGACGAAGAACACTTGATTGAGAATGATTGAGCATCTCTTCTGCTAAACCTTCTCGAAAGATCCAGTTTCTGAGACAAAAGAGTATGAGAGAGATTGCCTTGGGAACGATAGCTAAAGCCCAGAGAAACTGAGCTCGATTTGACTGCAAACTTCGGACAGAGTAATGCCGGAGATGTAATGAAGCCTAGATTCGCTTGAAGCATCGCCATGTTTTTTAACTTATCTCGCCGGAGAGGAGAGATGATGAAAACTCTCAGTTCATCGGCGAAACCAATATATAGGGCCAACGAAAACATTAAGCCCATTAATTATCGTGGGCTTTTAATAAGGCCCATTAGttaatacaacaaaacaacaacacatgaaagtgaaaacagagaaaaacgtAGAGATCGACGACGAGgaccggagaaaaaaaaaaaatggcgaaacCGTTGGGAACAACCGGAGAATTTTTCAGGCGAAGGGATGAGTGGAGGAAGCATCCGATGCTATCGAATCAAATGAGACACGCACTTCCAGGTCTCGGAATCGGTGTTGGTGCCTTCTGCGTATACCTCGTCGGTGAGCAGATCTATAGCAAACTCATGGCACCATCTACTCAATCATCGCACCAGAAACAACCCGCTCCGTCTcactgagagagagaaagagcgaTTAGGTAATTTCTCGAATCTTCTCGAAGGctttttataggttttgatCCTAATCGATTTTGACTTCTCTGTTAAAAGATTGAATTAAGAACTTTAGAAAATGTTACGTTTTGTGCATATCAAAATTTAGGATTTACTTGGCAGAAATGGGTATAGCTTTTA
The Camelina sativa cultivar DH55 chromosome 6, Cs, whole genome shotgun sequence genome window above contains:
- the LOC104790031 gene encoding uncharacterized protein LOC104790031; translated protein: MMFESPSKKRWNVASTASSYRETIVSGGYSMSCREQKQQQRREKVLPKSSKWKVLLMKLKLLPSPRSSSAKVVAYDPYDYSLNFDQGPGWHDHDEPENLSRSFSYRFADPTRT
- the LOC104790032 gene encoding 2-C-methyl-D-erythritol 4-phosphate cytidylyltransferase, chloroplastic-like; translation: MAMLQANLGFITSPALLCPKFAVKSSSVSLGFSYRSQGNLSHTLLSQKLDLSRRFSRRDAQSFSIKCSSSTEFDNSNTVVKEKSVSVILLAGGQGKRMKMSMPKQYIPLLGQPIALYSFFTFSRMPEVKEIVVVCDPFFRDIFEEYEESIEVDLRFALPGKERQDSVYSGLQEIDVNSELVCIHDSARPLVNTEDVEKVLKDGCAVGAAVLGVPAKATIKEVNSESLVVKTLDRKTLWEMQTPQVIKPELLKRGFELVKREGLEVTDDVSIVEYLKHPVYVTQGSYTNIKVTTPDDLLLAERILSEDSS
- the LOC104790033 gene encoding NADH dehydrogenase [ubiquinone] 1 beta subcomplex subunit 3-A, with translation MAKPLGTTGEFFRRRDEWRKHPMLSNQMRHALPGLGIGVGAFCVYLVGEQIYSKLMAPSTQSSHQKQPAPSH